The following DNA comes from Burkholderia stabilis.
ACGTTCATCTGCGAGATAGGTCATAGGTCTCTCGTAAAAATATCCTGGATCGAAGAACGGTGTGGCAACACCGCCGCGCTTTGCCGTCCTCGGTGCGAAGCGCTCGACAAGACTAGGGAAACACTGATCAATTCGGCTTGGCGGTCATCGCTGACGAGGCCAAGGGCGTTGTAGAAAGAAGCTCACGGAACGGACCCACGACGATGCAGCGGCAGATCGGTTTTGCGGAAGCGGAAAGTGCGGGCAAGAAGCGGGTGACCAAGCGTCAACGCTTTCTGGCCGAGATGGAGAAGGTCGTCCCTTGGTCGCGGCTGCTGTCGGTGATCGGGCCGTATTACCCGAAGGGCGAGCGTGGCCGGCCGCCGATTGGCCTGGAACGGATGCTGCGGATCTACTTGCTGCAGCAGTGGTACGGGTTGTCGGACGAAGGGCTTGAAGATGCGCTCTACGACAGCATCGCGATGCGCGCCTTCGCGGGCATCGACCTGGCGCGCGAGAACGTGCCGGACGCCACCACGCTGTTGAAATTCCGGCGCCTGCTGGTCGAGCACGCACTGACGCGAAAGCTGTTCGACGAGATCGGCATCGAGTTGTGCGAGCGCGGGCTGATGATGAAGGAAGGCACGCTGGTGGATGCGACGATCTTCGAGGCTGCGCCGTCCACGAAGAACGCCGGGAAGAGCCGTGACCCGGAGATGCATCAGACGAAGAAGGGCAACGACTGGTATTTCGGCATGAAGGCCCATGTCGGCGTCGACGCCGACTCGGGTCTGGTGCATAGCGTGGTCACCACGGCGGCCAACGAGCCGGACGTATCGCAGGCCCACGCCCTGCTGCACGGTCATGAGCAGGAAGCGTTTGGCGATGCGGGCTACACCGGCGTGGACAAGCGCGAGGAGATGAAGGGCAAGACGGTGAAGTGGCACGTGGCGCTCAAGCGCGGAAAGATC
Coding sequences within:
- a CDS encoding IS5-like element ISBmu23 family transposase; translated protein: MQRQIGFAEAESAGKKRVTKRQRFLAEMEKVVPWSRLLSVIGPYYPKGERGRPPIGLERMLRIYLLQQWYGLSDEGLEDALYDSIAMRAFAGIDLARENVPDATTLLKFRRLLVEHALTRKLFDEIGIELCERGLMMKEGTLVDATIFEAAPSTKNAGKSRDPEMHQTKKGNDWYFGMKAHVGVDADSGLVHSVVTTAANEPDVSQAHALLHGHEQEAFGDAGYTGVDKREEMKGKTVKWHVALKRGKIRAMQEGPLKDLVIAVERTKAQIRARVEHPFHVVKNLFRHRKVRYKGLARNTAQLFSLFALANLVIAKNQLLSTHGSNPSCV